In one Umezawaea sp. Da 62-37 genomic region, the following are encoded:
- a CDS encoding DUF2690 domain-containing protein — MIRTPRRRRHALSVLVLAVLSLLLSVVPANAAASTDPNPQTSGCAASMSHEAAIDVNDGGQEVATVHLRYSRSCGTQWVNAYFLPGYSAEPSVWLQNAGGNLYTAYSDGGSACTYQLFDMANWVGCGGAHIYHNGVHVTWAYVGCF; from the coding sequence GTGATCAGGACACCTCGGCGCCGACGACACGCGCTCAGTGTGCTCGTGTTGGCCGTGCTTAGCCTGTTGTTGTCGGTAGTTCCGGCGAACGCGGCCGCGTCGACCGATCCCAACCCGCAGACCAGTGGCTGTGCTGCCAGCATGTCCCACGAGGCGGCCATCGACGTGAACGACGGCGGGCAGGAGGTTGCCACCGTTCACCTGCGCTACAGCCGCAGCTGCGGCACGCAGTGGGTAAACGCGTACTTCCTGCCGGGCTACTCCGCAGAACCGTCGGTGTGGTTGCAGAACGCGGGCGGCAACCTCTATACCGCCTACTCCGACGGTGGTTCGGCTTGCACCTACCAGCTGTTCGACATGGCCAACTGGGTCGGCTGCGGTGGCGCGCACATTTACCA
- a CDS encoding tetratricopeptide repeat protein, which produces MPGSATTRSDITTYRCRIKATRLLLAEFETRLADARDSADHDHIANSQVLLVGTHEDLGNLGLPRELLLEALVHYRTTGNTQDTAEVLSELGDVSRDLGLLAESAQFLRESVRLFQQTDDQQGLRFAFDSLARALEQLGLHTEAGKALARAAALSGG; this is translated from the coding sequence GTGCCCGGATCAGCCACCACAAGAAGCGACATCACAACCTATCGTTGTCGTATTAAGGCGACGCGGCTGCTGCTCGCCGAGTTCGAGACCAGACTCGCCGATGCGCGGGACTCAGCCGACCACGACCACATCGCCAACAGCCAGGTCCTGCTCGTAGGCACGCACGAGGATCTCGGCAACCTGGGCCTGCCGCGGGAGCTCCTCCTCGAAGCGCTCGTTCACTACCGCACCACCGGAAATACCCAAGACACCGCGGAGGTCCTCTCCGAGTTGGGCGACGTCAGCCGTGACCTCGGACTGCTCGCGGAGTCCGCCCAGTTCCTGCGGGAGAGCGTGCGACTGTTCCAGCAGACGGACGATCAGCAGGGCCTGAGGTTCGCATTCGACAGCCTCGCCCGCGCTTTGGAGCAGCTCGGTCTACACACTGAGGCCGGCAAAGCGCTGGCACGAGCCGCTGCACTGTCGGGCGGCTAG
- the cas3 gene encoding CRISPR-associated helicase Cas3': MSSAAAIARELGCDPTTCAHLGALWGKSRGKAGGTTNLLMSHLFDTAAVAEAIWDHFLAPATKDLVGRISGGRGREFFAWICGIHDCGKATPAFQVIDAVEARRVRTAGLTWSPAVKPGMGWRHDKAGAKLLMDRLSEAGWSQENIDWVWPLVAGHHGLFPPIGTIVRSRHAQSDAQGRGVEWLRVQRAVVEVFTCAQGFDGLAAVEPVASPTRAEQLHLSGLVVMADWIASNEQIFVGIDDLDAVSVKSARVRAATAWRTLRLHGGWGCLIAPEGDVVATRFGRPARDFQFDVMARARAMSAPGLLVIEAPMGEGKTEAALSAAEILAARFGADGVFVGMPTQATCDPMFTRVRSWVRQVSPGLEDRVVLLHGKRSFNAEWKLMLNPPKGDPEDWYDGVGEDQYGMSGGSDCSEERSGPSEWLLGRLRGLLAPVVVGTIDQLLYAATNTKHVMLRMAGLVGKVMILDEVHAADVYMSQFLHEALRWLGQARVPVILLSATLAPDQRRSLVEAYLTGGRNGVRTPLPDITQPTGYPSTTTACLRGDDPEVVVTSSKGWRLSQPVVVQVLQETPRDTFVEDETRFDDLAQLVTLLEDRLAAGGCALVIRNDVVRAQNTYTELREHFHDDVWLLHGRLAVEPRAQRTRQCLDLLGPPGDDGLDRPRRMILVATQLAEQSFDVDVDLLVSDLAPIDLLLQRIGRLHRHDRGDRPEPVSTPTVVITGFAMPTVDAPRFLSSSEFIYGRYVLLRTADLVLAAADNDGWSVPDSVPALVDAVYSEHEAIRTRWPEDEQAARAEWDRDERERAEKAGVFLLSAPHEWTEPTLQGLSYAHTQGTHDQTRLDALVRDGDESVEVVILRHGTHGYSSYRGVRLGMHGELGPELLDDVMAGTVRLPASLTTVALGALVSLPEWNRHPWLKYVRALVLHDDRTPVALGTRLVSYDRDLGLVALREA, translated from the coding sequence GTGAGCAGTGCTGCCGCCATAGCCCGTGAACTCGGGTGCGATCCGACCACGTGTGCTCACCTGGGCGCACTGTGGGGCAAGTCCCGTGGGAAAGCGGGCGGCACGACGAATCTGCTGATGTCGCATCTGTTCGACACCGCTGCCGTGGCCGAGGCGATCTGGGACCACTTCCTCGCACCCGCGACAAAGGACCTGGTAGGGCGGATATCCGGTGGCCGTGGCCGAGAGTTCTTCGCCTGGATCTGCGGCATCCACGACTGCGGCAAAGCCACGCCGGCGTTCCAGGTCATCGACGCCGTCGAGGCACGACGTGTCCGCACGGCCGGATTGACGTGGTCCCCGGCGGTGAAGCCTGGGATGGGCTGGCGTCACGACAAAGCTGGCGCGAAGTTGTTGATGGACCGACTGTCCGAGGCCGGATGGTCGCAGGAGAACATCGATTGGGTCTGGCCATTGGTCGCCGGTCACCACGGCCTATTCCCGCCGATCGGCACGATCGTGCGCAGTCGTCACGCCCAAAGCGACGCGCAGGGTCGCGGTGTGGAGTGGCTGCGGGTTCAGCGCGCGGTGGTTGAGGTGTTCACCTGCGCGCAAGGCTTCGACGGTCTCGCTGCGGTCGAGCCGGTTGCCTCGCCGACGCGGGCGGAGCAACTGCACCTGAGCGGTTTGGTCGTGATGGCCGACTGGATCGCCAGCAACGAGCAGATCTTCGTCGGTATCGACGACCTCGACGCGGTCAGCGTGAAGAGTGCACGCGTGCGGGCCGCGACAGCGTGGCGGACCCTGCGGCTGCACGGCGGCTGGGGGTGTTTGATCGCACCGGAGGGTGATGTCGTCGCGACCCGTTTCGGACGTCCGGCCCGTGACTTCCAGTTCGACGTGATGGCACGGGCTCGCGCCATGTCCGCGCCTGGTCTGCTTGTGATCGAGGCCCCGATGGGGGAGGGCAAGACCGAGGCGGCGTTGTCGGCGGCGGAGATCCTGGCCGCGCGGTTCGGCGCCGACGGTGTGTTCGTCGGGATGCCGACGCAAGCGACGTGCGATCCGATGTTCACCAGGGTGCGGTCGTGGGTGCGGCAGGTGAGTCCTGGGTTGGAGGATCGGGTCGTGCTGCTGCACGGCAAGAGGAGCTTCAACGCCGAGTGGAAGTTGATGCTCAATCCGCCCAAGGGTGATCCGGAGGACTGGTATGACGGGGTGGGGGAGGACCAGTACGGGATGTCGGGTGGCTCCGACTGTTCGGAGGAGCGTTCCGGGCCGTCGGAGTGGTTGTTGGGACGGCTTCGAGGCCTGTTGGCGCCGGTGGTGGTCGGCACCATCGACCAACTCTTGTACGCGGCGACCAACACCAAGCACGTGATGCTGCGCATGGCGGGGTTGGTCGGCAAGGTCATGATCCTGGACGAGGTGCACGCCGCCGACGTGTACATGTCCCAGTTCTTGCACGAGGCACTGCGTTGGCTGGGCCAGGCTCGTGTCCCGGTGATTCTGCTGTCCGCGACCTTGGCTCCGGACCAGCGACGCAGCTTGGTCGAGGCCTACCTGACCGGAGGCCGCAATGGTGTCCGGACGCCCCTGCCCGATATCACCCAACCGACCGGCTACCCCAGTACGACCACGGCCTGCTTGCGCGGTGACGACCCGGAGGTCGTGGTGACGTCATCGAAGGGGTGGCGGCTGTCGCAACCAGTTGTCGTCCAAGTGCTCCAGGAAACCCCGAGGGATACGTTCGTTGAGGACGAAACGCGGTTCGATGACCTCGCGCAACTCGTGACGCTGCTGGAGGACCGTCTCGCCGCCGGTGGTTGCGCGTTGGTCATCCGCAATGATGTCGTCCGCGCGCAGAACACCTACACGGAACTACGCGAACACTTCCACGACGATGTCTGGCTGCTGCACGGCAGGCTGGCCGTGGAGCCGCGAGCCCAGCGAACCCGGCAGTGCTTGGATCTACTCGGCCCACCTGGGGATGACGGCCTCGATCGTCCACGTCGCATGATCCTGGTCGCCACCCAGTTGGCCGAGCAGTCCTTCGACGTGGACGTCGACCTGCTGGTCTCCGACCTCGCCCCGATCGACCTGCTGCTGCAACGCATCGGCCGCCTGCACCGTCACGATCGCGGCGATCGACCCGAGCCGGTCTCGACCCCCACCGTGGTGATCACCGGATTCGCCATGCCCACCGTGGACGCTCCGCGGTTCCTGTCGTCCAGCGAATTCATCTACGGCCGATACGTGTTGCTGCGCACCGCCGACCTCGTCCTGGCCGCGGCCGATAACGATGGCTGGTCCGTGCCCGACAGCGTGCCCGCGCTGGTCGACGCGGTGTACTCCGAGCACGAAGCCATCCGCACCCGGTGGCCCGAGGACGAACAGGCGGCCCGCGCCGAATGGGACCGCGACGAACGTGAACGCGCCGAAAAAGCAGGTGTCTTCCTGCTCTCCGCTCCGCACGAGTGGACCGAGCCCACGCTGCAAGGCCTGTCCTACGCCCACACCCAGGGAACGCACGACCAAACCAGGTTGGACGCACTCGTCCGGGACGGCGACGAATCGGTCGAAGTCGTCATCCTCCGGCATGGCACGCACGGCTACAGCTCCTACCGCGGTGTCCGGTTGGGCATGCACGGTGAACTCGGGCCCGAACTGCTGGATGACGTCATGGCCGGCACCGTCCGTCTGCCGGCCAGCCTCACCACAGTGGCCTTGGGCGCCCTCGTGTCGTTGCCCGAGTGGAACCGCCACCCGTGGCTCAAGTACGTCCGAGCACTCGTTCTTCACGACGACCGGACTCCCGTGGCATTGGGAACCCGTCTCGTTTCCTATGACCGCGATCTTGGGTTGGTGGCACTGCGCGAGGCGTGA
- a CDS encoding IS5 family transposase (programmed frameshift): MDDLSQRLVPDELWTLVEPLIPGFVARPQGGGTAPVDDRAVFTAIVFVLTSGCPWRLLPPSFGVTVPTAHRRFTEWTKAGVWRRMHRAVLDELGAQGLIDWSRAVLDGASVRAKKGGSMTGRNPVDRGKAGSKIHVLTDRQGIPLSVAVSGANTHDSQALKPLVMAIPEIRSRRGRRRRRPDKLHADKAYDTRELRGWVRDRGIGVRIARKGIESSDSLGRHRWVIERTIAWMFNYRRLATRYERHGNNFCAFLTLAAALTCFKKLPT; encoded by the exons ATGGACGATTTGTCGCAGCGCTTGGTGCCCGATGAGTTGTGGACCTTGGTCGAGCCGTTGATCCCTGGTTTCGTCGCCCGTCCTCAGGGTGGCGGGACAGCCCCGGTGGATGACCGGGCGGTGTTCACCGCGATCGTGTTCGTGCTGACCAGCGGATGTCCTTGGCGGTTGTTGCCGCCGTCGTTCGGGGTGACGGTGCCGACCGCGCACCGCCGGTTCACCGAGTGGACCAAGGCCGGGGTGTGGCGGCGGATGCATCGGGCGGTGCTCGACGAACTCGGCGCGCAGGGGTTGATCGACTGGTCCCGCGCGGTCCTGGACGGAGCGTCCGTCCGGGCGAAAAAAG GGGGATCCATGACCGGTCGGAACCCGGTCGACCGCGGCAAAGCCGGCTCGAAGATCCACGTCCTGACCGACCGTCAGGGCATCCCGCTGTCGGTGGCGGTCTCCGGCGCCAACACCCACGACTCCCAGGCGCTCAAGCCTCTGGTGATGGCGATCCCCGAGATCCGGTCCCGACGTGGTCGCCGCCGCCGCAGGCCCGACAAGCTGCACGCGGACAAGGCCTACGACACCCGCGAACTGCGTGGATGGGTACGCGACCGCGGCATCGGCGTCCGCATCGCCCGCAAGGGCATCGAGTCCAGCGACAGCCTGGGCCGACACCGTTGGGTCATCGAACGCACCATCGCCTGGATGTTCAACTACCGCCGACTGGCTACCCGATACGAACGACACGGCAACAACTTCTGCGCGTTTCTCACTCTGGCCGCAGCGCTGACCTGCTTCAAGAAACTACCCACGTGA
- the casA gene encoding type I-E CRISPR-associated protein Cse1/CasA → MNLLDDPWIPVRIDNTYTEVSGRDAILRAHEIQQLSVDVPTMLPVILRQFLLPIVLDALGAPRTIEQWKLWMRASAEGLLYSGAQPPPLARETDADTLRSRNGVLRYLADYHDRFELFHPEHPFAQVAGLRTTNDDTKSTSLLVPSVASGNNVPLFSNRTGDEPAPLRAAEAARWLLHAHCWDTAAIKTGAAGDSQAKNGKTTGNPTGPLGQLGVVIPIGRTLAETLMLNVPLVRDGLSDQDLPQWRRAPWTAEWKPGRAVGWLQLLTWQARRIRLHHEDGPDGRRVTSVVVSAGDRLTQTPAHEPHTLWRNDSKAKAGEPTLRPRRHMSGRAAWQGLDALLAVDPGGSEAVQTSRQLQDLAAVLEPDFPLQVCTVGVEYGNQSAVVENVIADSIPLPVAALRDSEARYVLIEIADQVDRVVKAVNLLSVDLRRTTGSEPIPWDKGQRPGDRLLHALDPVTRLVLHKLQRRSDHEAATAVHLAWEQTAWRIARDIAEPLLRDVSPRQFTGLRTTYKDKEILLCSPKAELAFRRRVSDALPLAAEVRKRRDPDQES, encoded by the coding sequence ATGAACCTTCTGGACGATCCTTGGATTCCAGTCCGGATCGACAACACCTACACCGAGGTGTCAGGTCGTGATGCGATCCTGCGTGCCCATGAGATCCAGCAGTTGAGTGTGGACGTGCCGACAATGCTCCCGGTGATCTTGCGGCAGTTCTTACTGCCGATCGTTCTGGACGCGTTGGGAGCGCCCAGAACGATCGAGCAGTGGAAGCTGTGGATGCGAGCATCCGCTGAAGGACTGCTGTACTCCGGCGCGCAGCCCCCTCCTCTGGCGCGTGAGACCGACGCGGACACCCTAAGGTCGCGAAATGGGGTGCTGCGGTATCTCGCCGACTACCACGACCGGTTCGAGTTGTTCCACCCGGAACACCCTTTCGCCCAGGTCGCCGGGTTGCGCACAACCAACGATGACACCAAGTCCACCTCGCTGTTGGTTCCGTCGGTCGCCTCGGGCAACAACGTGCCGTTGTTCTCGAATCGGACCGGCGATGAGCCCGCCCCGCTGAGGGCGGCGGAAGCGGCGCGGTGGCTGTTGCACGCCCACTGCTGGGACACCGCCGCGATCAAGACCGGGGCAGCGGGTGACTCCCAGGCCAAGAACGGGAAGACCACCGGCAACCCGACCGGGCCGCTGGGACAGTTGGGCGTGGTCATCCCGATCGGCCGCACGCTCGCGGAAACTCTCATGCTGAACGTGCCCCTCGTCCGGGACGGTCTGTCCGATCAGGATCTGCCTCAGTGGCGTCGGGCTCCTTGGACAGCCGAATGGAAGCCCGGCCGAGCTGTCGGATGGTTGCAGCTGCTGACCTGGCAGGCACGGCGCATCCGCCTACACCATGAAGATGGCCCCGACGGTCGACGCGTAACCTCCGTCGTGGTGAGCGCGGGCGACCGCCTGACCCAAACCCCCGCTCACGAACCACACACCTTGTGGCGTAACGACTCCAAGGCCAAGGCCGGTGAGCCCACCCTCCGTCCCCGACGGCACATGTCGGGCAGAGCCGCCTGGCAGGGACTCGACGCGTTGCTGGCCGTGGACCCCGGTGGTAGCGAGGCGGTGCAGACCAGCCGTCAACTCCAGGATCTGGCTGCGGTACTCGAACCCGATTTTCCCTTGCAGGTTTGCACGGTCGGTGTCGAATACGGTAACCAGTCCGCCGTCGTGGAGAACGTCATTGCCGACTCCATTCCCCTGCCGGTCGCGGCTTTGCGTGACAGCGAAGCTCGCTACGTTCTGATCGAGATCGCCGACCAGGTCGATCGAGTGGTCAAGGCCGTCAACTTGTTGTCGGTCGATCTGCGACGCACAACCGGGTCCGAGCCGATCCCCTGGGACAAGGGGCAACGCCCCGGTGACCGGCTGCTCCACGCCCTGGACCCGGTCACACGCCTCGTGCTGCACAAGCTCCAACGCCGCAGCGATCACGAGGCAGCCACCGCCGTGCACTTGGCTTGGGAGCAGACAGCGTGGCGGATAGCGCGCGACATCGCCGAACCATTGCTGCGTGACGTGTCCCCACGCCAGTTCACCGGCCTACGCACGACCTATAAGGATAAGGAAATCCTGCTCTGCTCGCCGAAGGCGGAACTCGCTTTCCGGAGAAGAGTCAGCGACGCCCTCCCGCTGGCAGCCGAAGTTCGCAAGCGTCGTGACCCCGATCAGGAGAGCTGA
- the casB gene encoding type I-E CRISPR-associated protein Cse2/CasB, producing MSEPRDRRAWYWETYVDDQGHWKKTSEQPEGRDLAALRRGLGRLAGSVPQMWPYYRSVIPSVESPRLDAEHAALSLYGLHQQSQRNPMHKPGIGLGEALRQLKNHDGVSEEAVTRRFNAAATATSIGELVAHLRGLVTQLRGKDIALDYTRLRDDLLDWINPTSQSWVRRRWGMQYHAWHSAKADEDATA from the coding sequence ATGTCCGAACCCCGAGACCGGCGTGCCTGGTACTGGGAGACCTACGTCGACGATCAAGGCCACTGGAAGAAGACCAGCGAACAACCGGAAGGTCGGGATCTGGCCGCGCTGCGGCGCGGACTCGGCAGGCTCGCCGGTTCCGTGCCGCAGATGTGGCCCTACTACCGGAGCGTCATCCCGTCGGTGGAGTCACCGCGCCTGGACGCGGAGCACGCGGCATTGTCACTGTACGGGCTGCACCAGCAATCCCAGCGCAACCCCATGCACAAGCCCGGTATCGGCTTGGGCGAAGCCCTGCGGCAGCTCAAAAATCACGACGGTGTCAGCGAGGAAGCTGTCACCCGACGATTCAACGCCGCCGCCACAGCGACCAGCATCGGCGAACTCGTCGCGCACCTGCGCGGCCTGGTCACCCAGTTGCGCGGCAAGGACATCGCACTGGACTACACGCGACTGCGTGACGACCTGCTCGATTGGATCAACCCCACCAGTCAATCGTGGGTGCGGCGCCGCTGGGGAATGCAGTACCACGCCTGGCACTCCGCCAAGGCGGACGAGGACGCCACCGCCTGA
- the cas7e gene encoding type I-E CRISPR-associated protein Cas7/Cse4/CasC — translation MPARRYLDIHVLQTVPPSNLNRDDAGSPKQAIYGGVRRSRVSSQAWKRATRTAFAERVPKADLATRTKQISDLLTTRLATAHDLTAQGAARISNALLKPLGIKASKKNAEQTSYLLFFGYPQLDAIADAISGRIGELVASDDAALATAVEQVDVKKILGTGHPIDVALFGRMVADIPNLNVDAACQVAHAISTHPVEIEFDYYTAVDDENTREQTGAGMIGTVEFNSATLYRYATLGLEQLTTNLGGTEAVPDAVELFVDCFARSIPSGHANSFAHRTLPSLVAVVAREDQPVNLVSAFEKPIRSRDGVLLESASRLAAELTNATTNWGQSPTKVMACYNGDESDVVAAFDRSLPFPELLADLKRFTTDWLTQDGTR, via the coding sequence GTGCCCGCACGCCGTTACCTCGACATCCACGTCCTGCAGACCGTCCCGCCCTCGAACCTCAACCGGGACGACGCCGGAAGCCCCAAACAGGCCATCTACGGGGGTGTGCGTCGCTCACGCGTGTCCTCGCAGGCCTGGAAGCGCGCCACCCGCACCGCCTTCGCCGAACGGGTTCCCAAAGCCGACCTCGCCACCCGCACCAAGCAGATCTCCGACCTGCTCACCACACGACTGGCCACCGCCCACGACCTGACCGCGCAGGGCGCCGCCAGGATCAGTAATGCCCTGCTCAAACCGCTGGGCATCAAGGCCAGCAAGAAGAACGCCGAGCAGACCTCCTACCTGTTGTTTTTCGGCTACCCCCAACTCGACGCGATCGCCGACGCGATCAGCGGCCGGATCGGCGAGCTGGTCGCGTCGGACGACGCCGCGCTGGCCACGGCCGTGGAACAGGTGGACGTCAAGAAAATCCTCGGCACCGGCCACCCGATCGACGTCGCCCTGTTCGGGCGCATGGTCGCCGACATCCCCAACCTCAACGTCGACGCCGCCTGCCAGGTCGCCCACGCCATCTCCACCCACCCGGTGGAGATCGAGTTCGACTACTACACCGCCGTCGACGACGAGAACACCCGCGAACAGACCGGCGCCGGGATGATCGGCACCGTGGAGTTCAACTCCGCCACCCTCTACCGCTACGCCACCCTCGGCCTGGAGCAGTTGACGACCAACCTCGGCGGCACCGAGGCCGTCCCGGACGCGGTCGAGTTGTTCGTGGACTGCTTCGCCCGCTCCATCCCCTCCGGACACGCCAACTCCTTCGCCCACCGCACCCTGCCCAGCCTGGTCGCGGTCGTCGCCCGCGAGGACCAGCCGGTCAACCTGGTCTCCGCGTTCGAGAAGCCCATCCGCTCCCGCGACGGCGTGCTCCTGGAGTCGGCGTCCCGGCTGGCCGCCGAGTTGACCAACGCGACCACCAACTGGGGCCAGAGCCCGACCAAGGTCATGGCCTGCTACAACGGCGACGAGTCGGACGTGGTCGCCGCGTTCGATCGTTCTCTGCCGTTCCCCGAGTTGCTCGCCGACCTCAAGCGGTTCACCACCGACTGGCTGACCCAGGACGGCACGCGATGA
- the cas5e gene encoding type I-E CRISPR-associated protein Cas5/CasD → MSTTSSAATAVLVLRLAAPLQSWGDSSEFNRRDTAGRPTKSGVIGLLAAAQGRARTDSITDLGDLSLGVRVDQPGTLLRDYHTVSDYRGIPLPSASLSAKGTQKPTGPAKHTHITQRFYLQDAIFLAAVHGPRDLIDTLRHALAHPAFPLALGRRSCVPTQPLLLADDTQPTLTAALQNTPWLVPEHTRTRLGAKGKAPATVTLATTVDATHPPSDHDDDLGVLDRAHDQPLSFHPLRRTRTTRMVRHGWVEIPTGLTGSDTSTTTAHTDHDPFALLGW, encoded by the coding sequence ATGAGCACCACGTCCTCGGCGGCCACCGCCGTGCTGGTGCTGCGCCTGGCCGCGCCCCTGCAATCGTGGGGGGACTCCAGCGAGTTCAACCGCCGCGACACCGCCGGACGCCCCACCAAGTCCGGTGTCATCGGCCTGCTCGCCGCCGCACAGGGCCGCGCTCGCACCGACAGCATCACCGACCTTGGCGACCTCTCGCTGGGAGTGCGCGTCGACCAGCCCGGCACCCTGCTGCGGGACTACCACACCGTCAGCGACTACCGCGGTATTCCGCTGCCCTCGGCGTCGCTGTCCGCCAAAGGCACCCAGAAACCCACCGGGCCCGCGAAGCACACTCACATCACCCAGCGCTTCTACCTGCAGGACGCGATCTTCCTCGCCGCGGTCCACGGTCCCCGCGACCTCATCGACACCCTGCGCCACGCCTTGGCGCACCCGGCGTTTCCCCTGGCGTTGGGGCGCCGCTCGTGCGTGCCGACTCAGCCACTGCTACTGGCCGACGACACCCAGCCGACCCTGACCGCGGCATTGCAGAACACGCCGTGGCTGGTCCCCGAACACACCAGGACACGCCTGGGAGCCAAGGGAAAAGCGCCCGCCACGGTCACCCTCGCCACCACCGTCGACGCCACGCACCCCCCCTCGGACCACGACGATGATCTCGGCGTCCTCGACCGGGCCCACGACCAACCGCTCTCGTTCCACCCATTGCGCCGCACTCGCACCACCCGCATGGTCCGCCACGGCTGGGTCGAGATACCCACGGGACTGACCGGCTCCGACACGTCGACCACGACCGCTCATACCGACCACGATCCGTTCGCGCTGCTGGG